In the Wyeomyia smithii strain HCP4-BCI-WySm-NY-G18 chromosome 2, ASM2978416v1, whole genome shotgun sequence genome, one interval contains:
- the LOC129722807 gene encoding serine-rich adhesin for platelets-like: MLFGLLCVLLCFRAIFTEKTQCPELNNPAYAVHIPHPTECGKFFTCVWGQSVLQNCPKGLHWNNQLQTCDWPNNANCNTDIGSLCVTGDMTPHEDCNKFYICVNGYKMVHICPSGLNFNSKANVCDFPINANCNVNSSTVTKPSITVTESTSTEEDQFTSEESSTVESPSTETTEKDTTDAEWSSNESNGSTVVEESTSSSYLSTSEAITEAQSSTVESSSTETTEKDTTDAEWSSTESNGSTVVEESSASSYHSTSSQSPSTDLSTSEAITEAQSSTVGSVSTGSSSTITEAQSSTVGSVSTGPSSTITEGSVSTETTEAEWSSTESNGSTVGEESSASSYHSTSSQSPSTDLSTSEAITEAQSSTVGSVSTGSSSTITEAQSSTVGSVSTGPSSTITEAQSSTESSVSTATTEAEWSSTESNGSTIVEESSSSLDPSKSETITEAQSSTVGSVSTETTEKDTTDAESNGSTVAEESSSSSNPSTSSQSLSSNPSTSSQSSSSDPSTSSQSSSDPSTSEAITEAQSSTVGSVSTGSSSTITEAQSSTVGSVSTGPSSTITEAQSSTEGSVSTETTEAEWSSTESNGSTVGEESSASSYHSTSSQSSSTDLSTSEAITEAQSSTVGSVSTGSSSTITEAQSSTVGSVSTETTEAEWSSTESNGSTVVEESSSSLDPSKSETITEAQSSTVGSVSTETTEKDTTDAESNGSTVAEESSSSSNPSTSSQSLSSNPSTSSQSSSSDPSTSSQSSSDPSTSEAITKAQSSTIGSVSTETTKKDTTDAEWSSTESNESTVVEESSSSSEDQSTSETINETESTSTQVTSTQITRTQESTAGSLSTEPTESRTTTTAALTTTSDVYWT, translated from the coding sequence ATGTTATTTGGACTATTGTGTGTGTTATTGTGCTTCCGTGCAATTTTCACTGAAAAAACGCAATGCCCCGAGCTAAACAATCCTGCTTACGCTGTTCATATACCTCACCCAACTGAATGTGGAAAATTCTTTACCTGTGTATGGGGTCAATCAGTGCTACAGAATTGCCCAAAAGGTCTCCATTGGAACAATCAACTACAAACCTGTGATTGGCCTAATAACGCAAACTGCAATACTGATATCGGATCGCTATGCGTAACAGGCGATATGACACCACACGAAGATTGCAACAAATTTTATATATGTGTAAATGGCTATAAAATGGTCCACATATGCCCTTCTGgattaaattttaattcaaagGCTAATGTATGTGATTTTCCTATTAATGCCAATTGTAATGTAAACTCTAGTACAGTTACCAAACCATCAATAACTGTAACAGAAAGTACAAGCACTGAAGAAGATCAGTTTACATCTGAAGAATCGAGTACAGTAGAAAGCCCTTCTACTGAAACAACAGAGAAGGATACAACGGATGCTGAGTGGTCATCAAATGAATCAAATGGATCGACGGTTGTGGAAGAATCCACATCATCTTCATACCTTTCTACATCTGAAGCAATTACTGAAGCACAATCGAGTACAGTGGAAAGCAGTTCAACTGAAACAACAGAAAAGGATACAACAGATGCTGAATGGTCATCAACTGAATCAAATGGATCGACGGTTGTGGAAGAATCATCAGCATCTTCATACCACTCTACATCATCGCAATCACCATCTACAGACCTGTCTACATCTGAAGCAATCACCGAAGCACAATCGAGTACAGTAGGAAGCGTTTCTACAGGCTCGTCATCCACAATCACCGAAGCACAATCGAGTACAGTAGGAAGCGTTTCTACAGGACCGTCATCCACAATTACCGAAGGCAGCGTTTCTACTGAAACAACAGAAGCTGAGTGGTCATCAACTGAATCAAATGGATCGACGGTTGGGGAAGAATCATCAGCATCTTCATACCACTCCACATCATCGCAATCACCATCTACAGACCTGTCTACATCTGAAGCAATCACCGAAGCACAATCGAGTACAGTAGGAAGCGTTTCTACAGGCTCGTCATCCACAATCACCGAAGCACAATCGAGTACAGTAGGAAGCGTTTCTACAGGACCGTCATCCACAATCACCGAAGCACAATCGAGTACAGAAAGCAGCGTTTCTACTGCAACAACAGAAGCTGAGTGGTCATCAACTGAATCAAATGGATCGACGATTGTGGAAGAATCATCATCATCTTTAGACCCGTCTAAATCTGAAACAATCACTGAAGCTCAATCGAGTACAGTAGGAAGTGTTTCTACTGAAACAACAGAAAAAGATACTACGGATGCTGAATCAAATGGATCGACGGTTGCGGAAGAATCATCCTCATCTTCAAACCCGTCAACATCATCGCAATCATTATCTTCAAACCCGTCTACATCATCGCAATCATCATCGTCAGACCCGTCTACATCATCACAATCATCTTCAGACCCATCTACATCTGAAGCAATCACCGAAGCACAATCGAGTACAGTAGGAAGCGTTTCTACAGGCTCGTCATCCACAATCACCGAAGCACAATCGAGTACAGTAGGAAGCGTTTCTACAGGACCGTCATCCACAATTACCGAAGCTCAATCGAGTACAGAAGGCAGCGTTTCTACCGAAACAACAGAAGCTGAGTGGTCATCAACTGAATCAAATGGATCGACGGTTGGGGAAGAATCATCAGCATCTTCATACCACTCTACATCATCGCAATCATCATCTACAGACCTGTCTACATCTGAAGCAATCACCGAAGCACAATCGAGTACAGTAGGAAGCGTTTCTACAGGCTCGTCATCCACAATCACCGAAGCACAATCGAGTACAGTAGGAAGCGTTTCTACCGAAACAACAGAAGCTGAGTGGTCATCAACTGAATCAAATGGATCGACGGTTGTGGAAGAATCATCATCATCTTTAGACCCGTCTAAATCTGAAACAATCACTGAAGCTCAATCGAGCACAGTAGGAAGTGTTTCTACTGAAACAACAGAAAAAGATACTACGGATGCTGAATCAAATGGATCGACGGTTGCGGAAGAATCATCCTCATCTTCAAACCCGTCAACATCATCGCAATCATTATCTTCAAACCCGTCTACATCATCGCAATCATCATCGTCAGACCCGTCTACATCATCACAATCATCTTCAGACCCGTCTACATCTGAAGCAATCACCAAAGCACAATCGAGTACGATAGGAAGCGTTTCTACTGAAACAACAAAAAAGGATACAACAGATGCCGAGTGGTCATCAACTGAATCAAACGAATCGACGGTTGTGGaagaatcatcatcatcatcagaagATCAGTCTACATCTGAAACAATCAATGAAACAGAATCAACGTCAACACAGGTAACGTCAACACAGATAACTAGAACACAAGAATCAACAGCTGGTTCGCTATCAACTGAACCAACCGAATCGAGAACGACAACGACAGCAGCGCTAACAACAACTTCAGATGTTTATTGGACCTGA